A segment of the bacterium genome:
CCAAGGCGCTCGAACGGGCGGGCATCACGGCCGGTGACCTGGACTACATCGAGCTCAACGAGGCCTTCGCCGCGCAGGCGCTCTACGTGCTGAAGAAGACCGGCTGGCCGCTGGAGAAGGTCAACGTGCACGGCGGCGCCATCG
Coding sequences within it:
- the fadA gene encoding acetyl-CoA C-acyltransferase (FadA; fatty acid oxidation complex component beta; functions in a heterotetramer with FadB; similar to FadI2J2 complex; functions in beta-oxidation of fatty acids); translation: KALERAGITAGDLDYIELNEAFAAQALYVLKKTGWPLEKVNVHGGAIALGHPLGASGARILATLVNVLESHGGRYGLATMCIGSGQGIATVIERG